One window of the Sporolituus thermophilus DSM 23256 genome contains the following:
- a CDS encoding NAD-dependent epimerase/dehydratase family protein translates to MRLLLVGGAGEIGRHLTEYYLRSGHEVLVYDRSANPQMAAGRAGLTIIKGDLEDIELLRSVVPGSDFVVNLAWSFADNAAALFRSDLGGHINLLEVAASARIQRFVYASTAAVYGSPRTEPVTEEHPCLVQQARNPLYALAKYAAEQLCHVYNTERGLPITILRFWWAFGETIGGKHLRNMVRAAVNNDMIQIVKGAGGCFVTMEDLAAAILLAGQNTAISDGVYNIGSLFLTWSEIVAMLVEATGSRSPIVEVLDHDWTGPAFLRERWQLSCTKASREIAFQPRRDGDAMRDAFRQALIRCCQEVKDAIKP, encoded by the coding sequence ATGCGGCTTTTGTTGGTTGGTGGCGCAGGTGAAATCGGGCGACATCTGACCGAATATTATCTGCGGTCAGGACACGAAGTGCTGGTTTATGACCGTTCGGCCAATCCCCAAATGGCGGCGGGACGGGCAGGGCTTACTATTATTAAGGGCGACTTGGAAGATATAGAGCTTTTGCGGAGCGTCGTACCCGGCAGCGATTTCGTGGTGAATCTGGCCTGGAGCTTTGCTGACAATGCGGCTGCGCTTTTCCGCAGCGATCTCGGCGGACACATCAACCTCTTAGAAGTGGCCGCTTCCGCTCGGATTCAACGCTTCGTTTATGCCAGTACGGCGGCGGTGTACGGCAGTCCCCGGACGGAACCGGTAACGGAGGAACACCCGTGCCTGGTGCAACAGGCACGCAACCCCTTATATGCCCTTGCCAAATATGCTGCCGAGCAACTTTGTCATGTATATAACACCGAAAGAGGGCTGCCAATTACCATCCTGCGTTTTTGGTGGGCTTTCGGCGAGACTATCGGTGGTAAGCATCTGCGTAACATGGTACGCGCTGCGGTAAATAATGACATGATTCAGATTGTGAAAGGGGCCGGCGGCTGTTTTGTTACCATGGAAGATTTGGCGGCGGCTATTCTGCTGGCCGGGCAGAACACCGCTATCAGTGACGGGGTTTATAATATCGGCAGCCTGTTTCTTACATGGTCAGAGATCGTAGCAATGCTGGTGGAGGCTACCGGTTCACGTTCGCCGATAGTAGAGGTATTGGATCATGACTGGACAGGACCGGCTTTTCTGCGGGAACGGTGGCAGTTGAGTTGCACTAAAGCAAGTCGGGAGATCGCTTTTCAGCCCCGGCGCGACGGTGATGCCATGCGGGACGCGTTCCGTCAGGCACTTATTAGGTGTTGCCAGGAAGTAAAAGATGCGATTAAACCGTGA
- a CDS encoding L-lactate permease, protein MDKGVVLTFANWLLAFLPIFVLLSTILLFKWGAPKSGAISWFVAVVIGIFAFGADARLLALANSKGLSLSLYVLLIIWGAVFLYNMVEKIGAVKVIGDTMTKVTEDRLLQCLLMAWCFSSFMQGIAGFGVPVAVVAPIMVVMGFPPAVAAAACLVGHSWSISFGSMGSSYYTIQLVTKIPGEIIGPWMAVLFIVPIIATGFAVAHIYGGLPAVKRGAPAIIVTSAVMSFMCWLMNAIGAAQLATLIPALFGCGTIAAMARTGFYRSDLTTEELARQNVPRTMGFHLAFSPYYILILLSILSQIKDIAKVFAPYTWGLDYPAVQTAFGFAVKAEKMYSRINILTHPAPLLIAAAIIGYLVFRSAGKWKPGAAIDALKSTFSQCVPTSIGIITMVMMALIMNDTGMTNLLAQGMAKATGVLFPIFSPFIGVLGAFLTGSNTNSNVMFGALQVETAKVLGISTVIMAAVQSVGGSVGCSIAPSKVLIGTATVGLDGRENEVMYRTIPYCALVALLVGINAWLFAYVFFRNLP, encoded by the coding sequence ATGGATAAAGGTGTAGTTTTAACCTTTGCCAATTGGCTGCTAGCTTTCCTGCCCATCTTTGTGCTGTTATCGACAATATTGCTTTTCAAATGGGGTGCGCCCAAATCAGGGGCGATATCCTGGTTCGTAGCGGTTGTTATCGGTATCTTTGCTTTCGGAGCAGATGCTCGGTTACTCGCGCTTGCTAATAGCAAAGGTTTAAGTTTATCACTTTATGTGTTGTTAATCATCTGGGGCGCCGTTTTCCTCTATAACATGGTGGAAAAGATCGGTGCGGTGAAGGTAATCGGGGATACCATGACCAAGGTCACTGAAGACAGGCTGCTGCAGTGCCTGCTTATGGCTTGGTGTTTCTCATCCTTCATGCAGGGCATCGCCGGCTTCGGCGTACCGGTGGCGGTGGTCGCCCCCATCATGGTGGTCATGGGCTTCCCGCCGGCGGTCGCGGCGGCAGCCTGCCTGGTAGGCCACTCTTGGTCAATTTCGTTTGGCTCGATGGGGTCGTCCTATTATACGATTCAACTGGTTACTAAGATTCCGGGCGAAATCATCGGCCCTTGGATGGCCGTGCTGTTTATTGTACCAATTATCGCCACGGGTTTTGCAGTGGCTCATATCTACGGCGGCTTACCCGCGGTAAAACGCGGCGCGCCGGCCATAATCGTTACCAGCGCGGTTATGTCTTTTATGTGTTGGCTGATGAACGCCATCGGCGCGGCGCAGCTGGCCACGCTGATACCGGCCTTGTTCGGTTGCGGTACGATTGCCGCTATGGCCCGGACCGGTTTTTACCGTAGCGACTTAACGACAGAGGAACTGGCTCGGCAGAACGTACCACGGACGATGGGTTTTCATCTTGCCTTTTCGCCATATTATATCCTTATTCTGCTGTCCATCCTGTCGCAGATTAAGGACATCGCCAAGGTATTTGCGCCATATACTTGGGGGTTAGACTATCCGGCTGTCCAGACGGCGTTCGGCTTCGCGGTAAAAGCGGAAAAAATGTATTCGCGGATCAATATATTGACGCATCCGGCACCCTTGCTGATAGCGGCTGCCATCATCGGCTACTTGGTGTTTCGGTCTGCGGGAAAATGGAAACCGGGCGCGGCCATTGACGCGCTGAAAAGCACCTTTTCCCAGTGCGTGCCGACCAGTATCGGCATTATTACCATGGTCATGATGGCGCTGATCATGAACGACACCGGCATGACCAACTTGCTGGCGCAAGGTATGGCCAAGGCTACCGGCGTATTGTTCCCCATCTTTTCGCCTTTTATTGGTGTCCTGGGGGCTTTTTTGACAGGCAGCAATACCAACTCTAACGTAATGTTCGGTGCTTTGCAGGTAGAGACTGCCAAAGTGCTGGGCATCAGTACGGTGATTATGGCCGCCGTCCAGTCGGTGGGGGGATCGGTGGGCTGTTCCATTGCCCCGTCGAAAGTGCTTATCGGTACCGCTACGGTAGGGCTCGACGGACGGGAGAACGAGGTTATGTACCGGACCATCCCATACTGTGCGCTGGTAGCGCTGCTTGTTGGTATCAACGCCTGGCTGTTTGCTTACGTGTTCTTCAGGAACCTGCCATAG
- a CDS encoding oxalate oxidoreductase subunit beta, translating to MAVAETIKSIAQAPAEEYYLPGHRTCAGCGPALAYRLIAKAAGKNTIFIGPTGCMYVANTSYACGPWAVPWTHAQITNGGAVASGIEAAFKMMIKKGKIKDEFPNIIVMAGDGGAIDIGLQAASAMMYRGHDVLFVMYDNESYANTGIQTSPSTPYGATTMFTPAGPEIPEAKKFFPKDPMAIFCGGGHPEVKYGATASVAYPVDLMNKVRKGLAYEGPAFLHVQCPCPKGWTFPADKTVEVGKLAVETGMWFIYEIENGVKKFNIMPKKLKPVEEYLQTQGRFSHLQPEHVAKLQAWVNAKAQFLGAEVTLPPVQ from the coding sequence ATGGCAGTAGCCGAAACTATAAAGTCAATCGCTCAGGCGCCTGCAGAGGAGTATTATCTCCCTGGACATCGGACCTGTGCAGGCTGCGGACCAGCCCTTGCTTATCGCCTTATTGCCAAGGCAGCGGGCAAAAACACGATATTTATCGGGCCAACCGGCTGTATGTATGTTGCGAATACCAGCTATGCTTGTGGGCCTTGGGCAGTTCCCTGGACGCATGCGCAAATCACCAACGGCGGTGCAGTTGCGTCCGGCATCGAAGCGGCTTTCAAGATGATGATCAAGAAGGGCAAAATTAAGGACGAATTCCCGAATATCATCGTCATGGCCGGTGACGGCGGCGCGATCGACATCGGCCTGCAAGCGGCTTCCGCCATGATGTATCGCGGACATGACGTTCTCTTTGTTATGTATGATAACGAGTCTTATGCCAACACCGGCATTCAGACTTCGCCTTCCACGCCGTACGGGGCGACTACCATGTTCACACCGGCGGGTCCTGAGATTCCTGAAGCGAAAAAATTCTTCCCCAAAGATCCTATGGCAATATTCTGCGGCGGAGGGCATCCCGAGGTTAAATACGGAGCCACCGCTTCCGTAGCCTATCCGGTTGACCTCATGAACAAAGTCCGCAAAGGCCTTGCATATGAGGGACCTGCTTTCTTACACGTTCAATGCCCATGTCCCAAGGGCTGGACGTTCCCGGCTGATAAGACCGTTGAAGTCGGCAAACTGGCAGTGGAGACCGGCATGTGGTTTATTTATGAAATAGAGAACGGTGTGAAGAAGTTCAATATTATGCCGAAGAAGCTCAAGCCGGTTGAAGAATACCTGCAAACTCAAGGCCGCTTTAGCCATCTCCAGCCGGAGCATGTCGCCAAGTTGCAGGCATGGGTTAATGCCAAAGCCCAGTTCCTTGGCGCTGAAGTGACGTTGCCGCCTGTTCAGTAA
- a CDS encoding oxalate oxidoreductase subunit alpha: MPIKKRGTGLTAVADAWQLADIDVTASYPIRPYTAVMAEVAKRIANGQMKCEMVHGEGEHAQFSIAHGASMAGARATTGSSGVGVTYAFETYSPIAGGRCPIQALIADRTLDPPGDFGSEHTDCLTLRDNGWIYGWAQDAQEALDNSLMYFRIGEDPEIMLPQIVAMDGYFVTHITQEYEMPDQEQVDKFLPPFKPQFRLDVNNPVIMGPQIEPEMGPPLEWDRAVVMQRVKQKIVEVTEEFAKIFGRKYAPFVEEYMTEDADMVFLLQGAHAVTCRSAIKYLRKAGYKIGMCRLRWFRPFPDDALKQILPKFKVVGVIDTNTSYGAAGGGGVLLVETRASVSELKNKPLIQGFTSGLGGETITHEEFFKMAEMMKMTLEAGEIIQDSTWVNFNDYNQGSAEINAAKKEVAPSKK; encoded by the coding sequence ATGCCGATCAAGAAAAGAGGTACAGGTTTGACCGCAGTTGCTGATGCTTGGCAACTCGCCGATATTGATGTTACTGCGTCTTATCCGATTAGACCTTATACGGCAGTTATGGCCGAAGTAGCAAAACGTATCGCCAACGGTCAGATGAAGTGCGAAATGGTTCACGGCGAAGGCGAACATGCTCAGTTCAGCATAGCTCATGGCGCATCTATGGCTGGCGCGCGTGCTACCACCGGTTCTTCGGGTGTCGGTGTAACCTATGCTTTCGAAACATATTCCCCAATCGCTGGCGGAAGATGTCCAATTCAGGCTCTTATTGCGGACCGTACCCTTGATCCTCCCGGCGACTTCGGTTCTGAGCATACCGACTGCTTAACCCTTCGGGATAACGGGTGGATTTATGGTTGGGCACAAGACGCTCAAGAGGCTTTAGACAACAGCCTTATGTATTTCCGTATCGGTGAAGATCCGGAGATCATGCTCCCGCAGATTGTTGCGATGGACGGTTACTTTGTCACTCATATCACGCAAGAGTATGAAATGCCTGATCAAGAGCAAGTTGACAAATTTTTGCCGCCATTTAAGCCCCAGTTTCGTCTTGATGTAAACAATCCGGTTATCATGGGTCCGCAGATTGAGCCGGAAATGGGACCGCCGCTTGAGTGGGACCGCGCTGTTGTTATGCAGCGAGTTAAGCAGAAAATCGTTGAAGTTACCGAAGAATTCGCCAAAATTTTCGGCCGTAAATATGCTCCGTTTGTGGAAGAATACATGACTGAAGATGCTGACATGGTGTTCCTCCTCCAGGGTGCTCATGCGGTAACCTGTCGCAGCGCCATCAAGTATCTTCGTAAAGCCGGTTATAAAATCGGCATGTGCCGTCTGCGTTGGTTCCGCCCCTTCCCGGATGATGCCCTGAAGCAAATTCTGCCTAAGTTCAAAGTGGTTGGTGTTATTGATACCAATACTTCGTATGGAGCAGCTGGCGGCGGCGGCGTTCTGCTCGTAGAAACCAGAGCATCCGTATCCGAACTTAAGAATAAACCTCTAATTCAAGGTTTTACTTCCGGTCTGGGCGGCGAAACCATTACCCACGAGGAATTCTTCAAAATGGCAGAAATGATGAAGATGACTCTCGAAGCCGGGGAGATTATCCAAGATTCGACTTGGGTCAACTTTAACGATTATAACCAAGGTTCAGCCGAAATCAATGCCGCTAAAAAAGAAGTGGCTCCGTCCAAAAAGTAA
- a CDS encoding 4Fe-4S binding protein, whose translation MSKVYKQVPFAAIVPSPKTENESMVTGNWRFLRPVLDKGLCTECKTCWIFCPDACVNYSADEGISFNLKYCKGCGICSNVCPVGAISRVPELDFDE comes from the coding sequence ATGTCCAAGGTTTACAAGCAAGTGCCGTTCGCGGCTATAGTACCTTCCCCGAAAACAGAAAATGAAAGTATGGTAACCGGAAACTGGCGGTTCCTCCGCCCTGTACTGGATAAGGGTTTATGCACGGAATGTAAAACTTGCTGGATATTCTGTCCGGATGCTTGCGTTAATTATAGTGCTGATGAGGGTATTAGTTTTAACCTGAAGTATTGTAAAGGCTGCGGTATATGCAGCAATGTTTGCCCTGTCGGGGCAATCAGTAGAGTGCCGGAACTGGATTTTGATGAGTAA
- a CDS encoding oxalate oxidoreductase subunit delta produces the protein MTLAVAIDPNMLEVTVWTRGVTLAKEARDTVTLLAKAGKLEGKYVQSFDNYVDLPDRINVPVKSYARLSPEPIETFYEYENYRPDIVVLAEETLVKGNAILKGAKPGCIVVINTARDPKSLVKWIAPKENLKNVKAVACIDANALGAGVTLTFDGTEGSGDDTKIGAGVGAAIAGAVAKATGCVSLESLVAVAENKEAVKKGYESVKIYNL, from the coding sequence ATGACACTGGCAGTTGCTATTGACCCCAATATGCTGGAAGTCACTGTTTGGACCAGGGGTGTCACTCTCGCTAAAGAGGCCCGTGATACCGTGACCTTGCTTGCCAAAGCCGGAAAACTGGAAGGTAAATATGTTCAATCTTTTGACAACTATGTCGACCTTCCTGACCGTATCAATGTTCCGGTGAAGAGCTACGCCCGGTTAAGCCCGGAACCTATTGAAACTTTCTATGAGTATGAGAATTATCGTCCGGACATTGTGGTTCTCGCAGAGGAAACCTTGGTTAAGGGCAACGCTATTTTGAAAGGCGCGAAACCCGGTTGTATTGTAGTTATTAATACTGCGCGGGATCCCAAATCACTGGTTAAGTGGATAGCACCGAAAGAAAACCTCAAGAACGTGAAGGCCGTTGCTTGTATTGATGCGAACGCTTTAGGCGCCGGCGTTACGTTGACTTTTGACGGTACCGAAGGTTCGGGCGATGACACCAAAATCGGCGCTGGCGTAGGTGCGGCTATTGCGGGCGCAGTAGCGAAAGCCACCGGCTGTGTCAGCCTGGAGTCCTTAGTAGCAGTTGCAGAGAACAAAGAAGCAGTGAAGAAAGGTTATGAAAGCGTAAAAATTTATAATCTTTAG
- a CDS encoding CDC48 family AAA ATPase has protein sequence MNAKEVLTFRVADAMPEDVGQGYVRLDNDDMAKLGVIIGDIVEIQGRKTTVAKVVPCYSHFKKQNLVQMEAIIRQNAGVGIDERVTIRKVAHKPCNTLVLSPLDTTIDFSDAQDIRHLERLLNGLPVIIGDKLKVTLAGARAQYFTVIGTSPQGPVVINAATKITVTKPDVQEDMSYCASYEDVGGLDKELQRIREMIELPLKYPEVFRQLGVDAPKGVLLYGPPGTGKTLMARAVASESRATFLHVNGPEIVNKFYGESEARLRELFETAQRRAPSIIFIDEIDAIAPKRSEVIGDVEKRIVAQLLALMDGLKSRGEVIVIGATNVPDMVDPALRRPGRFDRELSINPPDMAGRLAILKIHTRSMRLDPSVDLERIAQMTHGFVGADLAILCKEAGMNAIRRILPELDLREEGLPPESLAKLRVTADDFLQAFREVEPTATREFFADRPNIGWQHVGGLADIKEKLRSLIELPLSYPELFRRTRQRMPKGVLLTGPPGTGKTLIVRALAGSSGAHLIAVDASTLHSRWLGEAEKGLRQIFKRAKQVAPCILFFDEIDALAPVRSGGDRQGVGRLVSQLLLELDNLMDTANVIVIGATNRPDMLDPALLRAGRLDYRIELPKPNSNERLEIFKIHTEGVPLAADVDLPFLAERTDGLVGSDIEAICKHATLAAIKRYVAAGHRSDETGLAVQAADFAEAINEVVGCSGSSLIGGDRGQKYPSDCSINSSN, from the coding sequence TTGAATGCAAAAGAGGTTCTGACTTTTAGAGTAGCTGATGCTATGCCGGAAGATGTAGGGCAGGGGTATGTACGGCTTGATAACGACGACATGGCAAAGCTCGGCGTAATTATCGGCGATATAGTGGAAATACAAGGCCGAAAGACCACCGTCGCCAAGGTTGTTCCCTGTTACAGCCATTTTAAAAAGCAGAACTTGGTTCAGATGGAAGCAATCATCCGCCAAAATGCCGGTGTTGGTATAGACGAAAGGGTGACCATCCGTAAGGTGGCGCACAAACCGTGCAATACCTTGGTGCTTAGCCCGTTGGATACTACCATCGACTTTAGCGATGCTCAGGACATCAGGCATCTGGAGCGACTGCTAAACGGTTTACCGGTGATCATTGGCGATAAGCTCAAAGTGACGCTTGCTGGAGCGCGGGCGCAGTATTTCACAGTTATTGGCACCTCACCCCAGGGACCGGTGGTCATCAATGCCGCAACCAAGATCACGGTGACCAAACCTGACGTTCAGGAAGATATGAGTTACTGCGCTTCCTACGAAGACGTCGGCGGCCTGGATAAAGAGCTGCAGCGCATCCGTGAGATGATTGAACTGCCCTTGAAGTATCCGGAAGTATTCCGCCAGCTCGGCGTGGATGCACCGAAGGGCGTACTCCTTTACGGTCCGCCCGGTACAGGTAAGACGCTGATGGCCCGGGCGGTGGCCAGTGAAAGCCGGGCAACTTTCCTGCACGTTAATGGCCCGGAAATCGTCAATAAATTTTACGGTGAGAGTGAAGCCAGACTGCGCGAACTTTTCGAAACTGCCCAGCGGCGAGCCCCGTCCATCATATTCATTGACGAGATTGATGCTATTGCCCCCAAACGTTCTGAAGTTATCGGCGACGTGGAAAAACGGATTGTTGCACAGTTGCTGGCGCTGATGGACGGCCTGAAAAGCCGGGGTGAAGTCATTGTTATTGGCGCCACAAATGTCCCGGACATGGTGGATCCTGCCCTCAGGCGGCCTGGACGTTTTGACCGCGAATTGTCGATAAATCCGCCGGACATGGCGGGGCGGCTCGCTATCCTGAAAATACATACCCGGTCCATGCGGCTGGATCCATCGGTGGACTTGGAACGCATTGCTCAGATGACTCACGGTTTTGTCGGCGCGGATCTCGCTATTTTGTGCAAGGAGGCGGGGATGAACGCAATTCGCCGTATCCTGCCGGAATTAGACCTAAGGGAAGAAGGACTGCCACCGGAAAGTTTGGCGAAGCTCCGTGTCACTGCCGATGATTTTTTACAAGCCTTCCGCGAAGTGGAACCTACCGCTACCCGCGAGTTTTTTGCCGACCGGCCGAACATTGGATGGCAACACGTCGGAGGGCTGGCCGATATCAAAGAGAAACTGCGATCCCTTATCGAATTGCCTCTTTCTTATCCGGAACTCTTCCGCCGTACTCGCCAGCGCATGCCTAAGGGAGTACTGCTCACCGGACCGCCAGGCACGGGTAAAACCCTGATCGTTCGCGCGTTAGCCGGTTCGAGCGGCGCCCATTTAATCGCCGTGGATGCTTCCACCTTGCATTCGCGCTGGCTCGGTGAAGCGGAAAAAGGGCTGCGGCAGATTTTTAAACGTGCGAAACAAGTAGCTCCCTGTATCCTGTTCTTCGACGAAATTGATGCGTTAGCGCCGGTTCGGTCCGGAGGCGACCGGCAGGGAGTCGGACGGCTGGTAAGCCAGCTGCTGCTGGAGCTGGATAATCTGATGGATACCGCCAACGTTATCGTCATTGGCGCCACCAACCGGCCGGATATGCTTGACCCGGCGCTTCTTAGGGCCGGTCGTCTCGACTATCGCATTGAACTACCCAAACCAAATTCTAATGAACGGCTGGAGATATTCAAAATTCATACCGAAGGTGTACCGTTGGCTGCCGACGTGGATTTGCCTTTCTTGGCCGAGCGCACCGACGGCCTGGTAGGGTCGGATATCGAGGCTATCTGTAAGCACGCTACCCTGGCGGCAATCAAGCGCTATGTCGCCGCCGGACACCGGTCGGACGAGACTGGTCTGGCGGTGCAGGCCGCTGATTTTGCCGAAGCCATAAATGAAGTAGTCGGTTGTTCAGGGAGTTCATTAATTGGGGGTGATAGGGGACAAAAGTATCCTAGCGATTGTTCTATTAATTCAAGTAATTAA
- a CDS encoding response regulator, which translates to MVLELHRQYLSKVKGFNLAGWARDGDEGLNIIAKLQPHLAIVDIYMPGTNGLEVLKHIRRQEWNTDVILVTAAHDTDSVQQGIQYGAVDYVIKPFTFTRFKKALETYRRYFCKLRTSERMISQKDIDTLKESAVGLSDRSILPKGLQQNTLDLIIELLRHKSGYFTVKEIASTLGISRVTVKRYLNYLQEGGILKGMLSYGPVGRPLQKFLVNKDLLNN; encoded by the coding sequence ATGGTACTAGAACTGCATCGGCAATATTTGAGCAAAGTCAAAGGCTTTAACTTGGCCGGGTGGGCTCGGGATGGCGATGAAGGGTTGAATATTATTGCCAAGTTGCAGCCCCATCTGGCCATCGTGGATATTTATATGCCCGGAACCAACGGGTTGGAGGTCTTGAAACATATTCGCCGGCAGGAATGGAACACCGATGTCATCCTAGTGACGGCGGCGCACGATACTGATTCTGTACAGCAAGGTATCCAGTACGGGGCTGTCGATTATGTTATTAAGCCCTTTACCTTTACCCGTTTTAAAAAGGCTTTGGAAACGTACCGTCGCTACTTTTGCAAGCTGCGGACCAGTGAACGGATGATATCCCAAAAGGACATCGATACGTTGAAAGAGAGCGCAGTTGGACTGTCGGACAGGAGCATCCTGCCTAAAGGACTGCAACAAAATACTCTTGACCTCATTATCGAGTTGCTCCGCCATAAGAGCGGTTATTTTACGGTAAAAGAGATTGCCAGCACCTTAGGCATATCCCGGGTCACGGTAAAACGGTACCTCAATTATTTGCAAGAGGGCGGCATTCTTAAGGGAATGCTATCCTACGGGCCGGTCGGCCGGCCGTTGCAAAAATTCCTGGTAAATAAAGATTTGCTTAATAATTAG